In Paraglaciecola sp. T6c, the sequence ATCCCTCCTGTGCAGTATGTAAAGACTACAATTTTCACTCGCTCAAGCGCGTATTTAACCATCAATACCCGCCTAAAAAGCAAAAAATATCAATATGTTATAGGTTATCATCTAAAGTGGCATCTAAGCTGCTTAAAGAGTCGTTTAAACGTCGAATTACAATCATAAGAATGGGGAAACCACCATGAGCGTATCTGAATTACGCCCCAACCAGGACATCGAACCTAGTGCAACCGCATTGACAGCCGGTACGTCCGTTGCCAATAGCGAATTGCGCAAGCAAACCCTAATGGTGGTGGACGATTATCATTCTAATTTACAGGCGATGAATGCGCTGTTTGAATTTCAATACCAAGTTGTTATGTTCGATAACGCAACAGACGCATTAATACACGCCCAGCAAGAGTCAGTAGATTTAATTTTACTGGATTTAGACATGCCCGATATGCACGGCTATGACGCCTGCACTGAATTGAAATCGAACCCGTTAACCGCGCACATCCCGGTCATCTTCGTCACTGCCTCTGACAGCACTGACGATGAAGCCCACGGCCTACTGTTAGGCGCTGTAGATTATATTACCAAGCCGGTTAATTTGACCATTCTGCGTGCCCGGGTACGCAATCATATGGAGCTGGTGTACTACCGTAAGCAATTAGAAATATTATCCAGTGTTGATGGCTTAACGGGCGTGGCAAATCGTCGCCAGTTGGATACAGTATTGTTGCAACACTTTGCATCAACCATCAGATTTGGTCGCTGTATGACCTTAATGATGATCGATATTGATGATTTTAAACCGTACAACGATTTGTACGGCCATATGCAAGGTGATGATTGCTTGAAACGTGTAGCTCAGGCTATCCAATCAGTTCGTCGTAGAGAAACAGATTTCGTCGGTCGCTACGGCGGTGAAGAATTTGCCATGGTGTTGCCTGATACAGACTTAGATGGTGGGCTTGTGATGGCCAATAAGCTGTTACAAACCGTCAGGAGCTTAAATATTGAACATCAAGGGGCAAGTGCAGCCGACAGAGTGACCATCAGCATAGGGTTGACAGTGTTTGAAGCAAAACACGAACAACCGACACAAATGACAGTGGAAGAGCTGATTGAACTAGCCGATAGGCAATTGTACGCGGCCAAACATGCTGGCAAAAATCGTGTGAGCCATTCTCAAATTCCTGAACTTCCAGCCCAATTAAAAAGCGAAAACGATCATGAATAACGACGAAGCAAGCCAAATTCGTAAACACATCCACAATGTCAGGAACCCCCTAAACAGCATCGCTCTGCACGCTGAGTTAGGGAATATGCTACTTGAAGGGCAAGCCAGTAATCAGGAACTGCAAAATGCTTTTTCAGTCATTTTACAGCAATGCCGGGAATGTGACCGAGAGCTAGGAAAAATCCGCAGTTTAGCGGCGCCTGATCGCCCCTAGCGGTAGTGACTAACTATGAACTCGATACACGGAACAACACTTCATCCATTTCCATCCACGCGTCGAATATTTCCTGACAATCATAAATAATGGTGTTAATAGGTTCTTTCACCCTATGCTCGTTCAAAATCCCGCATTCCAACAGTTCAGTGATCGCTGTACTGGCTTCGAGTAATGTCCATCCAAATTGCCCTGAAAGATAAGCAGGAGTAACGATTGGTTGCTCTGAGATGTGCGACAGTAAAGTGGCTGCATGCTGGCTGAGTTGTCTTAGTGTTAGTTTTTTTTGAATGAATGAATTTGCCATTATAAGCCTTTTGCACAAGGTCTCAGTCGTGTTGATACTCCATTGAATAGCCTCATCCCAAAAATCAAAAACCTGCTGCCATTGCCCTTGCATAATAGCACTTGGCGCATCTAAGTAACCATTATGTTGGTGAGCCAAACGAAATAGAAATGGACTGATATATGCCTTTTCATCCCGCATAATTTGACTCAAAAGCGCATCAACTATTGCTCTGTTAAGGCGCCCATTACCATCATTGAATGGATGGATCAGAATAAATTGATTGGATAACATAATGATATCTTCAATGCCTACTTGCTCGATATTGTTAACGTAGTTAATCCAGTCGGTCATTAAATCCGAGACGTTTTCAGGGGGCGGTGGAACGATATGCGCCGTATCGGGTGAGCGCCCTCCTATCCAATTTTGCACATCTCTGAAACGCCCTCCATTGTGATGATGAGGATCAAGTGACTTATGCACTTCACACAAAGTGCCCAGTGTAAGTGGTCTTTTGCGTAATGATTGTAAAGCGCTTCGATACCGTTCGGATTGTAGTGTTACAGATTCAGCCAACTCATCCTTGCGCTTAAAGCCCAAACGCATCAGCGATAGACGCTTTCGAGAGACTAACCTGCCCTGCTTTAGGCTGAACCCCCCAGCTAAATAACGTGACGTAAAACGCTGCAAGTTGCCGACTTGACAATGCGTTTCTAAAAACGTCGATACTAGTGGTGTTGGTAACGCTAATGCACAAGTTTGATTGGCAAGACTTTCAGGCATTAAGCATCGGTAGTTTGCATTATTGCTTGGCCATACTTTTTCGATATACATAATGTGTTCCAGCAAATGAGGGCTGTCGAGACAGCCCTTAAAGGTTGCTCTTTAGAGTGAATAACCTAAAGTTTGGGTTTGAAATCCGAACATCTGATTGTTCGACTCATATCTTCCCCCAGCGCCAAATCCTCCTTTTCCGAAGACTTCAGCTTTTGCCTTTAAGCAGTAGTTTCCATTTACCTTAGTGATGCTATTACTAGCGCTACTGACATTCCACGAGCGGTCAACGGTGACAACTAAACCACTAACTGGAGAAGGCGAGTAGCTACTCGTGATCACTGCATTGCGACTGAAGTCAGGAATGATGTCGGTATTCGTGAAACATTGTTGTACTGACTTAGATTTATAGCACCTAAACAAACAACCCCCTTTGGATAAATCTAAACGTACCTGTTCAAGTCTAAATCCTTTGAAACTTATGAGTTCAGGACGCTGCATACACAATCCGTTATTAATAGAATCGATACAGTTCGAAGAATTGGGAAGAAAACACTTATTCCACTCACCCTGATTTGAACAATAGTTTACGAAGCGGTCGACCATATCTTTCGCAGAGTCACATAAATCTCTTTGGCTAACGTTTCCTTCGTAGAAACTTAACCCCATTGCCTCTTCAATTTGGCCTACTGCGTCTGGGTCAATTCCATTCAAATCTAACATCCAACAACGTCGCTCCAGCTGACTGTCCAACCGTCCCCAAGTCTGTAATATGTCACGGTACTCAGTGTAGTCAGAAAACACGTCAAAATGGCTCGTGCCAGCTAAAGCACTCGGTATAGGGTAATCCCGTTCTGTCGACTCTATATTGACTAAATCTTCATCATTGCTATTGGCAAAACTGGTAAGCACAGTCATATATTCCGTGATGCTATTAAGCCGAAGGAGGTTACCGGAATCTGAACCACCGGTTTGTGTACCAATAATGTCGAATGTATAGCCGTCAAACTCTTGCTCTAAACTACTCGCTTCACTGGAGGTAAAATTGCCATCCGCGCTATAACTTTCCAGCGATGCTTTTAACTCAAGAGTTTTACTCTTTATTTCACTGTAACTACTTTTTTCACTTACCACACGGATCGTAAATAGAATTTTTCTGCCTGTGGTAACTGTATCAATGAATTTGTCCCCACAGAATTTACGAAACTCTTTTGGCTGATTATTCACTAAGTAGTTAACATAAGGAGTAGACATACCTAAAGTGAGGGCTTGTTTTGCTTGATATCGATTTTGTTTATCGATAAACGACGAAACGATAACTGAACTCTCAGTAACCTTGGATGTTTCGCTATATAACGAAGAGCTTCCTGACCCCCCGATAGAAAAACCACCAAACGATATCGAACCGCCTCCTGAACGCTTAACATCTAGTGTTGTCGCGAGAGATTCGTAAGTATCTACTTGGCTGAAGGAGTATTTTTGATCGTTAATATACTGAACGGAATCAAGTTGAGCGGCGCCTGAGAGATCCCAGCATGAATTCCCGTACACCTCACCCTTGAGTGCATCGTAGCCTTTGCTCAGCGCAGCGAGTGCAGTTTCTTGTTCTGTTTGGTTTGTGCTTAAGGCTGAATAGGTTCCTTTGCGAGCTAGTTGAGAATTTGTTCTCACACTTTCTAATGGTTTGGTTACCGCGCCCCCATTATCATAGTTCGCATTAATCGAATAATACTGCGATGTTTTGTACGGGCTACAACCAACGCTATTGCATGCCCTAACCGCATATTTGACGATTTTGTCGGCACCAGGATTTTGGATAGAGCTAAGGTTATTACCAACGGAAACGGTGCTTGACGGTGCCGTCTGGGTTTGGGTTTCACTATCTTGTGGTATCTCATCTTTATATTGTTGACGCAACTCGTAGTGAAAATTAGATCCTCGGCCTGCGTTGCCACCTTGCCACTTTACTTCTACGGAATTACTTCCTTTGGTTCGAAGTACCGCAATACTTTTTGGTACTGATGGCGCGACATCCGGTGGCGGGTCAATTGGTCCCCCACCTCCACAATCCGAATTGGTATCACACTGTATACTGGCTGACACCGATGTTTTTAATTGCCAACCCCATCCTTCTTCAGATCCTGCAGCGGCTTGGTTAAACTCAGCGTCATCCTCATAAAAGCTAGATGTTTCTTGCACTTGGCTCTGGGGAGTTTCGACAGCATATGCATTTCCCACTAAACCTAGACCACTTAATAACAGCACTATTTTATTGTGTTTTAACATTGCGTAACCCTTTTGTTATGCGCGTTTAGGCGCATCAATCAGCTAGTTATTCCGTTAGTTATGCTCGAAAAACTGACACTACTTCGAGCATATTTAGTTACTTACCTCATATTAAGAAGTAAGTTACACTACGTTAGCAAGGGTAAAAAAAAGTTACAATTAAAGGGTTGTTTTTTTACCTAAATTTAATGAAAACGTCATCTTTCAAAAGTCACTAATGAAGGAATCTTGGCTTTGAAGCACCGTCAGCATTTGTCACGATCGAAAATTTTATGGCAGAAAAAACAGAGGGATATGACTATTGATATTGGGGTGAGGGTTGGATAAAGAAGTGTTATGCAGTGTAGTGGCATTATTAGCCTGCGAGAGAACCTCGCAGGCTAATAAATTGAGTTGCTATGCAGCGGCGCTTGTCTCTTGACGGCTTGCGAAGTACTCATCATACGTACCTTGGAAGTTAATCACTTCTCTGTCCTTGATCTCAATAACGCGGGTAGCTAAAGAGGATACAAACTCCCGGTCGTGACTTACGAAAATTAAGGTCCCATCGAATTTTTTAAGCGCCGAATTAAGTGCTTCGATTGCTTCCATATCCATGTGATTCGTTGGCTCATCCATGATCAGTACGTTGATATCAGACATCATCAACTTGCCAAACAATAAGCGGTTTTTCTCACCACCTGAGCACACGTTCACTTTTTTGTTGAAATCATCTGCGCTAAACAATAAGCGACCTAACATTGCTCGAACCGCTAAGTCATCATGCTTAGGAGTGCGCCACTGAGACATCCAATCAAACAAAGTGATATCCATGGCAAAATCTGCCGAGCTGTCTTGTGGGCAATAACCAACAACAGCATTTTCTGACCACTTGATGGTGCCCTCATTCAATTTAAGCTCGTCTACCAAGCAGCGTAGAAAAGTCGTTTTGCCCACGCCGTTTTCACCGGTTATGGCTAATCGAGCGCCAGCTTCTAGGATCAACTCGCCACCACTAAACAATGACTCACCGTCAAAACCGTGACCAAAGTTCTCTAAAATCAAGGCTTGGCGATGTAACTTACGGTGCTGCTTCAACGTGATTGATGGCGTACGGCGACTGGAAGACTTCACCTCATCTAACTGAATTTTTTCTAAACGTTTGGCACGAGAACTGGCCTGTTTGGCTTTTGATGCATTAGCCGAGAAACGCGCAACGAAGCCTTGTAAGTCTTCCATTTCAGCGGTTTTCTTGGCGTTACTGGTTAACAGTTGCTCTTGAATCAAAGATGACGCCTCGATAAAGGCTTCGTAATTTCCCGGGTAAATACGCAACTCACCATAATCGATGTCAGCCATGTGTGTACAAACCGAGTTCAAAAAATGGCGATCGTGAGAAATAATGATCATGGTGCATTTACGCTGATTTAGCACATCAGCCAACCAAGAAATGGTGTAAATATCCAAGTTGTTGGTAGGCTCATCCAATAACAGAATATCTGGGTTTGAAAACAATGCTTGAGCAAGTAGTACTCGTAACTTCCAACCGGGTGCCACTTGGCTCATTAGGCCATAGTGGTAGTGCTCAGCGATACCTGCCTCTAACAGAATGTCACCAGCGCGGGCTTCTGCAGTGTAACCGTCCATCTCAGCGAAATCTGTTTCAAGCTGTGCGACTAACATGCCATCTTCTTCTGACATTTCAGGCTTGGCGTAAATTTCATCTCGTTGCTGTTTAACTTTCCACAAGGCTGAATCGCCCATAATCACAGCATCTACAACACTATATTCTTCAAAAGCGAACTGATTCTGGCTCAAAATACCTAGCTTATCACCAGGAGTAATGGAAATATTGCCAGATGAAGGCACTAAATCCCCACTTAGGATCTTCATAAAAGTCGACTTGCCGCAGCCGTTTGCACCAATAAGGCCGTAACGATTACCGTGACCAAATTTGGCCGAAATGTTTTCAAATAAAGGCTCAGCGCCAAATTGCATGGTGATGTTTGCGGTAGATATCAAAAGAAAATTCCTAGGGATGGTGTCTGTATTTCAAATAAAGAGGGAGTAACATTATTGCCGTTAAGGCTTAGCGGGGCGCACTATAAAGAAACATGGGGAATATGTCGAGGTATGTTGCTTAATTAATCAACAAAAAAGGCGCTTTGTGCGCCTTCATGCATGGTTTGTTCTATCTTGCCCAAACGTCTATATCTGGTTGTTTTCCGCCGAGCGCTAGGTGGAAAACTGCGATAACTGTAAATTAAGATCTTTGGTTCTGCCTGAGAGCAAGCCTGCTTCGTGATCCATGGCAGCGATCTTTGTGAGCTCATCTTGGTTAATAGACTTCAATCTTGTGGCGGCACTTTGAATTGTCTCGCTATTGTGTATTTGTTGCTCACTGGATTCCGTCATCATATTGACCGCTTCCGTCATCTGCAAAATATTATGCTGAACCTGGCTCATTAGGTCGCGAGCTTTTTGTGTTCTAGTGTTAGCAGTTCCACTTAGCGATAGGCAATCAGCCATAGAATCGCTGGACAATTTGGATGAACTCAACAGGTTCTCAACAATGAGGTTTACCTCTTCCGTACTTTTTTTAGTGCGCGAAGCGAGCGTTCTCACTTCATCTGCGACCACAGCAAAACCACGGCCATGCTCCCCAGCCCTTGCGGCTTCAATAGCGGCATTCAATGCCAATAAGTTAGTCTGATCTGCTATCGATTTAATGGTCTCAAGTACTTGTGAAATACTCTGGCAATTATCAGCGAGGTTGCGCACATTCTCATTCGTTTCACTCAGCTTGGTCCCTAGGTTAGTCACGTCTTCTTTCGTTTCATCCACCGTTTGTTCTGCTTCGTGGACATGACTGTGCGCTTCTGTAGATTGCTGTTGCACGCGCTTTGTGTCTTCGTTCATGGTGCGTGAGGATTGAGCCAGTTCAATTGAAGCCGTATCGATATACTGCACTTCAGTCATACTTTTTTGCTTAATCCCATGTAACTCCGTGCTATTTTGGTTGGTGATCACGGAGGTACTATTAATTTGCTCTGCAGCCCCGCGCATACCGGTGATCAGATTGTCGAACATGCTAAGTAAATTATTGAACGCCACCACAGAATCGGCATTGAGTGTTTGATCCGCCCTGACCTTCAAATCAATTGCTGCTCTGTCGCTCATGATTTTTTCGATGCTGCTGGTAAGGGCTGCAGCAGAAAGTGACTCAACTTGATTGTCTTTTGCCATTTTAGCCAGCATCAAGGCTTGCACCAGAGCATAAACAGCATGCACGATAATAAGATAAAACAGCAGACCACCATCCGCTAAAACGTACACCCCCATCCCTTTTGATTGCATCACAAAGAAACTAAGATGGTGCACAACCACCACTAAAATCGCGGTCACGTACAACCGCCAATTTCGGTAGTACGCTAAGAACGAGAGCAGCACAAAGATCCCAAAGTGCATCT encodes:
- a CDS encoding GGDEF domain-containing protein yields the protein MSVSELRPNQDIEPSATALTAGTSVANSELRKQTLMVVDDYHSNLQAMNALFEFQYQVVMFDNATDALIHAQQESVDLILLDLDMPDMHGYDACTELKSNPLTAHIPVIFVTASDSTDDEAHGLLLGAVDYITKPVNLTILRARVRNHMELVYYRKQLEILSSVDGLTGVANRRQLDTVLLQHFASTIRFGRCMTLMMIDIDDFKPYNDLYGHMQGDDCLKRVAQAIQSVRRRETDFVGRYGGEEFAMVLPDTDLDGGLVMANKLLQTVRSLNIEHQGASAADRVTISIGLTVFEAKHEQPTQMTVEELIELADRQLYAAKHAGKNRVSHSQIPELPAQLKSENDHE
- a CDS encoding histidine kinase → MNNDEASQIRKHIHNVRNPLNSIALHAELGNMLLEGQASNQELQNAFSVILQQCRECDRELGKIRSLAAPDRP
- a CDS encoding Fic family protein, translating into MYIEKVWPSNNANYRCLMPESLANQTCALALPTPLVSTFLETHCQVGNLQRFTSRYLAGGFSLKQGRLVSRKRLSLMRLGFKRKDELAESVTLQSERYRSALQSLRKRPLTLGTLCEVHKSLDPHHHNGGRFRDVQNWIGGRSPDTAHIVPPPPENVSDLMTDWINYVNNIEQVGIEDIIMLSNQFILIHPFNDGNGRLNRAIVDALLSQIMRDEKAYISPFLFRLAHQHNGYLDAPSAIMQGQWQQVFDFWDEAIQWSINTTETLCKRLIMANSFIQKKLTLRQLSQHAATLLSHISEQPIVTPAYLSGQFGWTLLEASTAITELLECGILNEHRVKEPINTIIYDCQEIFDAWMEMDEVLFRVSSS
- a CDS encoding ABC-F family ATPase; this translates as MISTANITMQFGAEPLFENISAKFGHGNRYGLIGANGCGKSTFMKILSGDLVPSSGNISITPGDKLGILSQNQFAFEEYSVVDAVIMGDSALWKVKQQRDEIYAKPEMSEEDGMLVAQLETDFAEMDGYTAEARAGDILLEAGIAEHYHYGLMSQVAPGWKLRVLLAQALFSNPDILLLDEPTNNLDIYTISWLADVLNQRKCTMIIISHDRHFLNSVCTHMADIDYGELRIYPGNYEAFIEASSLIQEQLLTSNAKKTAEMEDLQGFVARFSANASKAKQASSRAKRLEKIQLDEVKSSSRRTPSITLKQHRKLHRQALILENFGHGFDGESLFSGGELILEAGARLAITGENGVGKTTFLRCLVDELKLNEGTIKWSENAVVGYCPQDSSADFAMDITLFDWMSQWRTPKHDDLAVRAMLGRLLFSADDFNKKVNVCSGGEKNRLLFGKLMMSDINVLIMDEPTNHMDMEAIEALNSALKKFDGTLIFVSHDREFVSSLATRVIEIKDREVINFQGTYDEYFASRQETSAAA
- a CDS encoding methyl-accepting chemotaxis protein; its protein translation is MSDRHYAWVTSANKNMQITFIALAIISLALANFNQTWIEAILVGGSTSVICLTFIHLKPQSRLTQHVVAIGLMLFTALHIHQMHGLVEMHFGIFVLLSFLAYYRNWRLYVTAILVVVVHHLSFFVMQSKGMGVYVLADGGLLFYLIIVHAVYALVQALMLAKMAKDNQVESLSAAALTSSIEKIMSDRAAIDLKVRADQTLNADSVVAFNNLLSMFDNLITGMRGAAEQINSTSVITNQNSTELHGIKQKSMTEVQYIDTASIELAQSSRTMNEDTKRVQQQSTEAHSHVHEAEQTVDETKEDVTNLGTKLSETNENVRNLADNCQSISQVLETIKSIADQTNLLALNAAIEAARAGEHGRGFAVVADEVRTLASRTKKSTEEVNLIVENLLSSSKLSSDSMADCLSLSGTANTRTQKARDLMSQVQHNILQMTEAVNMMTESSEQQIHNSETIQSAATRLKSINQDELTKIAAMDHEAGLLSGRTKDLNLQLSQFST